The DNA segment TTGTACACAATAAACtatctttttattttgattataaATAAGGTGACTGTACTTCCCTTAAAATACAAGTACATAGGAAAACCTGGTAgaaattatctttctttttttttttttttcttacaaggTATTAAAACTGGACACTTTAAATTGGACTCACGTTCTATACTGACAGCAGGTTCttcactattttattttttttctaatggcGTTAGACTTTTACCTTCTTTCTCCTCCGTGCCTTTGGCATTCGAATTTCTAGTCCCGGaatacttttctttctctagcaAGAAGTCGCTGAGGtgccccccgcccccaccctcatcccccaaaaaataatCGGGCTAATGAATTTGGACTTGATTCCTTCGGTTTCGAGTTCGTGAATCCCAAGCGTTTGCTTGTCCTGTTTGCACGCTGAGGACTGATCCTGTATCCCGTTAACCCTCTGGCACGGCTCTCCTTTGGGAATAGGGTCTGGGCCCTGGGAGGGGCATGGGCCTTCCGGGGTCTGACAACATCCCGGGTTGTTTTTCCaccaagaataaaaaaaaaagaggggggcGGAGGGGGcaaatgggggggaaaaaaggaggaagatgTAAGGAAAGGAGCGTCGGGAGGGGAAACCaaagggggaaataaaaaagaatattcGTAATGTGTATAATTTATTAGAAGCTTCTTAGGAACTATATTTAAGCCAAATATCTACATAAGTTACAACAGGAAAAGGCGGCGTGCGCAAATAACAAACTGCCGGAGGATTTACGACGGGATGATCAGTGTCCATAAAAAAGGTGGGGGGTTGTTTGGttgattgtatttttttccttttctttttacaaCAAAATATACAGGCTACTAAAAACTATGGGTTTAGTCCAACTTTTGACAGCATTATACAGCTACAGGTTCACATCAAACgtaaggaggaaaataaaagccaagCCTTTGATGACTCCACGTCTCCATCCGCTGGCCCTGGCGGCGGGCTGGGAGAGACCGGGGAGGGGGAAGCTGCTTCTTGTGTCTGGGTGACGCGAATGcgtatttttggggggaaaaccaccccatcccccaaaatctctgtATTTACATGCAAGTCCTAGACGCTGGCAAAGTGTACATCTGATATCCAAGTCTTCAAACCATGCCTTAAGATGGTCCCCTTTCTGCAGACTGCTCCATGGTTATTAGtctgaatatttttatacacCCCATAGGACAACTCTGGGGGACAAAAACCATAAAGACCCAAAACCATCAACAGTAACaataaaatggaacaaaaaaaagtctctctctctctctctctctcttagAGGTCCGCAGAGACCACTCAGTAAAACGGGGGAAAGGGagaacaacattaaaaaaaaaaaaagaaaaaaaagaaaaaaaaaaaagaagaaaaaagcacaCAGTAGTTTGGAGAGGACAGAGATTTGTGTAACTGGGAAAAtttgttgattttctttttctttttgcctttttttccccctttttatttgtttaatccTTTTACCAGGTCCTACCGTATAGTAAGGTGGAGCAAGACATGGCAGTGCCATAGTCAGAAGTAGAAGAGTTTAGGTGAGACAAACTGGAGACTtggctctgcagagaggaagGGCTGGCCGAGTGCTGTCCCATGTCTGGAGACTGCCCCGCACTGTTTGTCTGGTGGCTCTGATGCTGTCCGAGGCTGTTGCCATTGGTAGCCACTGTGATCGTTGTAGCTGCCTGCTGCTGATGGCTCTGGATAGCTGCTGTGGGTGTGTTGGAGCCTGCTTGGCAGGGCTTGCCATCCTTCACAagcactggcactgccaccctTCTGGgagactgctgctgctggcaggagccgTTCTCCTGTTGCATCTGCTGCTGCGCAGCCTTGTCTTTGGCCTGGCGCTTCATCTTGTAGCGGTGATTCTGGAACCAGATTTTGACCTGAGTCGGGGTGAGATGTATCATGCTGGCTAAATGTTCCCTCTCCGGGGCGGAGAGGTATTTCTGTTGCTTGAAACGTCTCTCCAGCTCGTAAACCTGGGCCTGAGAAAAAAGGACCCTCCGTTTCCTCCGCGGCGTGCTCTGGAGCGGGGCCATGCTCTTGCTCACGTCTCCCAGGGAGCCGAGGCTGCCCATGCCTCCCATGTTCATGCCCGAGGACGGCGCCATGAAGCGGGAGACTGCAAGGGAGAAGGCGGCACGTTTTAggcggctcggctcggcccggcccggcccggcccgagcGGGGCCCCGCGCtccggcagcccccgccgccgcctgcCCCCAGCGGAGCTCCGCAGCCCCCcggcagcccagccccggccgCGGCCTCGGGGCACCCGCGCTTCCGAACAACGACTCCTCACGTCCCTggggcgagcggcggcccccttctcgcccggcccagccccggtGAATAAGGGCGACCACTCACCCCTCGTCCTGCCCGGGGGCACAGCCGGGAAAGTACCTAATGTGACAgccgcggcggcagcggccgcggACAGCGGCTCCGCCGGCGCCGGCCGAAGAGGACTCTGTCGCTCCCCTGCCGCTTCCCGGGACGCGGCCCCGGCGCCTCCGGCTTCCCCCCTCTCCCGCCCGGTGCTGGCCGGCGCGCAGGCGGACGGGCACCGCCGGCTCCCTTTGGGCCCCCGGGCCGCCAGGCTCCCGCCCCGCTGG comes from the Taeniopygia guttata chromosome 5, bTaeGut7.mat, whole genome shotgun sequence genome and includes:
- the NKX2-1 gene encoding homeobox protein Nkx-2.1 isoform X2, with translation MLHALGSWRSNCACSAEGRRIMSMSPKHTTPFSVSDILSPLEESYKKVGMEASNLGAPLSAYRQSQVSQPAMQQHPMGHNGTVTAAYHMTAAGVPQLSHATMGGYCNGNLGNMSELPPYQDTMRNSASATGWYGTNPDPRFSSISRFMAPSSGMNMGGMGSLGSLGDVSKSMAPLQSTPRRKRRVLFSQAQVYELERRFKQQKYLSAPEREHLASMIHLTPTQVKIWFQNHRYKMKRQAKDKAAQQQMQQENGSCQQQQSPRRVAVPVLVKDGKPCQAGSNTPTAAIQSHQQQAATTITVATNGNSLGQHQSHQTNSAGQSPDMGQHSASPSSLQSQVSSLSHLNSSTSDYGTAMSCSTLLYGRTW
- the NKX2-1 gene encoding homeobox protein Nkx-2.1 isoform X1, whose translation is MTGEVFSIQLPCCINNLRKQLQLQRDHERLRRIMSMSPKHTTPFSVSDILSPLEESYKKVGMEASNLGAPLSAYRQSQVSQPAMQQHPMGHNGTVTAAYHMTAAGVPQLSHATMGGYCNGNLGNMSELPPYQDTMRNSASATGWYGTNPDPRFSSISRFMAPSSGMNMGGMGSLGSLGDVSKSMAPLQSTPRRKRRVLFSQAQVYELERRFKQQKYLSAPEREHLASMIHLTPTQVKIWFQNHRYKMKRQAKDKAAQQQMQQENGSCQQQQSPRRVAVPVLVKDGKPCQAGSNTPTAAIQSHQQQAATTITVATNGNSLGQHQSHQTNSAGQSPDMGQHSASPSSLQSQVSSLSHLNSSTSDYGTAMSCSTLLYGRTW